A stretch of the Danio rerio strain Tuebingen ecotype United States chromosome 18, GRCz12tu, whole genome shotgun sequence genome encodes the following:
- the LOC100537452 gene encoding semaphorin-7A isoform X2: MNVNSCMFLLLMWTSYACASKIHHNARVTVKNEGISRFAFENSNNIFIKLLSASNITWVVINERLYYIDTTQDFRPKPVNVNLCRNDLTCAARVSVLTEGANGNLLFLCGTTDEEKTMCCSLNSTFSLTNCFDFEHYKPDINEPSLLVGDMLYFTLSEKGLYRINKNKERNIWPPSTQTEQKYLKLIAGEGQHKDKMYSFFAEKHKNKEDESDQWIPRVSQNCMNDKGGPKGQLQSSWTSMIYARLECGKRDFTQLIDVATIKTTHDTKIYALFRNYWNMSAVCVYNMTEISTIFNSSQFNANNVPVSHRPGTCVVDSTQLNGEVLTFMKERPEMKQTVKPENGPLIFRHHHYSHIQVDRVQDSTVLLLSLESGGVHKVLERPVQEPVFVIAEYLPFPHGSSIASMILHTSENLLYASSGNELIQIDLATCGVYGNECVECRLSRDPYCKWDGLQCTIAEKTAQDTNNCDKPPYDAPSRTITGANVPVISVQPSSKYFLVCPVISHHATYHWYHSGTLEECASTDEGCIYLIESMNKTHEGSYR; encoded by the exons GAATAAGCCGGTTTGCCTTTGAAAACAGTAATAACATCTTCATTAAGCTGCTCAGCGCCAGTAATATCACCTGGGTGGTAATAAATGAGAGACTATATTATATCGACACGACACAAGACTTCAGACCCAAACCG GTCAATGTGAATCTTTGTAGGAATGATTTA ACATGTGCAGCCCGCGTGTCTGTGCTGACTGAAGGTGCTAATGGAAATCTCCTATTCTTGTGTGGCACGACTGACGAGGAAAAGACAATGTGCTGTAGTTTG AACTCCACATTTTCCCTGACGAACTGCTTCGACTTTGAACATTATAAGCCAGATATTAATGAGCCGTCATTACTTGTTG GTGATATGCTGTACTTCACTTTGTCTGAGAAGGGATTATAcagaatcaataaaaacaaagagagGAACATTTGGCCTCCGTCGACTCAAACGG AGCAGAAGTACTTGAAGCTGATCGCTGGTGAAGGCCAACACAAGGACAAAATGTATTCGTTCTTcgcagaaaaacacaaaaataaggaGGATGAATCTGACCAGTGGATTCCACGAGTGTCTCAGAACTGCATG AATGACAAAGGAGGTCCTAAAGGTCAGCTCCAGAGCAGCTGGACGTCCATGATTTACGCCCGTCTGGAGTGTGGGAAAAGAGACTTCACTCAGCTCATAGATGTCGccacaataaaaacaacacacgatACCAAAATATACGCACTTTTCAGAAACTACTG GAACATgagtgctgtgtgtgtttataacatGACTGAGATATCCACTATCTTCAATTCCTCCCAATTCAACGCCAATAATGTTCCTGTCAGTCACAGACCTGGAACg tgTGTAGTGGACAGCACTCAGCTAAACGGAGAAGTGCTGACGTTTATGAAGGAGCGTCCGGAAATGAAGCAGACGGTGAAGCCAGAGAACGGCCCGCTCATATTCAGACACCACCATTACTCTCACATACAGGTGGACAGAGTTCAGGACAGCACCGTCCTGCTTCTGTCTCTAG AAAGTGGAGGAGTTCATAAAGTCCTGGAAAGGCCAGTTCAGGAGCCTGTTTTTGTCATTGCCGAGTACCTGCCATTTCCACATGGATCAAgcattgctagcatgattctgCACACCTCTGAG AATCTTCTGTATGCGAGTTCTGGTAATGAGCTGATTCAGATTGATCTGGCCACATGTGGTGTGTACGGGAATGAGTGTGTCGAATGTCGTTTATCAAGAGACCCCTACTGCAAATGGGACGGTTTACAGTGCACCATTGCAGA AAAAACAGCCCAGGACACCAATAATTGTG ATAAGCCGCCTTACGATGCACCATCAAGGACTATAACGGGTGCAAATGTGCCGGTAATTTCAGTCCAGCCATCCTCAAAATACTTTTTAGTCTGCCCTGTCATTTCCCATCATGCAACATACCACTGGTACCACAGTGGCACACTAGAGGAGTGTGCTTCCACGGATGAGGGCTGTATATATCTGATCGAAAGCATGAATAAGACTCACGAAGGGTCGTACAGAT GA
- the LOC100537452 gene encoding semaphorin-7A isoform X1 — MNVNSCMFLLLMWTSYACASKIHHNARVTVKNEGISRFAFENSNNIFIKLLSASNITWVVINERLYYIDTTQDFRPKPVNVNLCRNDLTCAARVSVLTEGANGNLLFLCGTTDEEKTMCCSLNSTFSLTNCFDFEHYKPDINEPSLLVGDMLYFTLSEKGLYRINKNKERNIWPPSTQTEQKYLKLIAGEGQHKDKMYSFFAEKHKNKEDESDQWIPRVSQNCMNDKGGPKGQLQSSWTSMIYARLECGKRDFTQLIDVATIKTTHDTKIYALFRNYWNMSAVCVYNMTEISTIFNSSQFNANNVPVSHRPGTCVVDSTQLNGEVLTFMKERPEMKQTVKPENGPLIFRHHHYSHIQVDRVQDSTVLLLSLESGGVHKVLERPVQEPVFVIAEYLPFPHGSSIASMILHTSENLLYASSGNELIQIDLATCGVYGNECVECRLSRDPYCKWDGLQCTIAEKTAQDTNNCDKPPYDAPSRTITGANVPVISVQPSSKYFLVCPVISHHATYHWYHSGTLEECASTDEGCIYLIESMNKTHEGSYRCEYTENGITKTVSYYELSMSLSNGFIPILIPHALLLLTAFHILL; from the exons GAATAAGCCGGTTTGCCTTTGAAAACAGTAATAACATCTTCATTAAGCTGCTCAGCGCCAGTAATATCACCTGGGTGGTAATAAATGAGAGACTATATTATATCGACACGACACAAGACTTCAGACCCAAACCG GTCAATGTGAATCTTTGTAGGAATGATTTA ACATGTGCAGCCCGCGTGTCTGTGCTGACTGAAGGTGCTAATGGAAATCTCCTATTCTTGTGTGGCACGACTGACGAGGAAAAGACAATGTGCTGTAGTTTG AACTCCACATTTTCCCTGACGAACTGCTTCGACTTTGAACATTATAAGCCAGATATTAATGAGCCGTCATTACTTGTTG GTGATATGCTGTACTTCACTTTGTCTGAGAAGGGATTATAcagaatcaataaaaacaaagagagGAACATTTGGCCTCCGTCGACTCAAACGG AGCAGAAGTACTTGAAGCTGATCGCTGGTGAAGGCCAACACAAGGACAAAATGTATTCGTTCTTcgcagaaaaacacaaaaataaggaGGATGAATCTGACCAGTGGATTCCACGAGTGTCTCAGAACTGCATG AATGACAAAGGAGGTCCTAAAGGTCAGCTCCAGAGCAGCTGGACGTCCATGATTTACGCCCGTCTGGAGTGTGGGAAAAGAGACTTCACTCAGCTCATAGATGTCGccacaataaaaacaacacacgatACCAAAATATACGCACTTTTCAGAAACTACTG GAACATgagtgctgtgtgtgtttataacatGACTGAGATATCCACTATCTTCAATTCCTCCCAATTCAACGCCAATAATGTTCCTGTCAGTCACAGACCTGGAACg tgTGTAGTGGACAGCACTCAGCTAAACGGAGAAGTGCTGACGTTTATGAAGGAGCGTCCGGAAATGAAGCAGACGGTGAAGCCAGAGAACGGCCCGCTCATATTCAGACACCACCATTACTCTCACATACAGGTGGACAGAGTTCAGGACAGCACCGTCCTGCTTCTGTCTCTAG AAAGTGGAGGAGTTCATAAAGTCCTGGAAAGGCCAGTTCAGGAGCCTGTTTTTGTCATTGCCGAGTACCTGCCATTTCCACATGGATCAAgcattgctagcatgattctgCACACCTCTGAG AATCTTCTGTATGCGAGTTCTGGTAATGAGCTGATTCAGATTGATCTGGCCACATGTGGTGTGTACGGGAATGAGTGTGTCGAATGTCGTTTATCAAGAGACCCCTACTGCAAATGGGACGGTTTACAGTGCACCATTGCAGA AAAAACAGCCCAGGACACCAATAATTGTG ATAAGCCGCCTTACGATGCACCATCAAGGACTATAACGGGTGCAAATGTGCCGGTAATTTCAGTCCAGCCATCCTCAAAATACTTTTTAGTCTGCCCTGTCATTTCCCATCATGCAACATACCACTGGTACCACAGTGGCACACTAGAGGAGTGTGCTTCCACGGATGAGGGCTGTATATATCTGATCGAAAGCATGAATAAGACTCACGAAGGGTCGTACAGATGTGAGTATACAGAGAACGGCATTACTAAGACTGTCAGCTATTATGAGCTGAGCATGAGCCTCTCAAACGGCTTCATACCGATACTGATACCACACGCTTTACTTCTGCTCACAGCCTTTCATATCCTTTTATAG